From Desulfonatronovibrio hydrogenovorans DSM 9292:
GCCTCAATTACGGACATTTAACATCCCCTTTCTTAAAATGGCCCTGTTTCTATGTGTTTTGGAGTAATAAGTCCAGAAGTAAAAAATGCCGATCCATGCCTGGTAAGGGCCGTTCACGAGCCTGACAGGCCTTGAGAGCTGAATGTTCTTGACAGGTGCCAGTCATTTTTTTTCAATGGAAAAATTCAAAGGTTAAAGACTTTATTATTCAGTAAATGTGAAGTCCCGCAGGGGTACTGGTTTTCGGCTTAACCTGGAACTGTCAAGGAAGGATGTCTTGTCCGGCTGGCTCATTATCACTCTGGTTCTTGTACTGAATTTTATGGCTGCAGGTCACGCTCTCATGTATAAGCGTGATCCAAGAACTGCCTGGGCCTGGATAGTCACCTGTCTGCTGATTCCGACCATAGGTCCAGTGCTTTATTTTTTGCTGGGTATCAACAGGATCAGGACCAGGGCCAAAAAACTCAAGGGAGAGCCCATGCTGGTCAGAAAAAGGATCAGACCTGAGTCAGACGGGCAAGGCAGCCTTTATTCTCCACCGGACATGGCAGAGATTCCAGGCTATCTCCAGATGGACCACTTGTCCAGGACCATCAGTAACCGGCCCCTGACATCCGGAAACAGCATAAGGGTCCTGTATAACGGCGACCAGGCCTACCCCCGGATGCTGGAAGACATTGATAAGGCCAAAAAGTGTGTCTACCTGTCCACGTTTATCTTTGACACCGGCAATACTGGTCGAAGGTTCATCAGTTCGCTGGCCAAGGCCCGAAAAAGGGGGGTTGATGTCAGGGTCCTGCTGGACGGAATAGGAGAGTTTTATTCCTGGCCCAGGGCCGGTGGTTATCTGAAACAGGAAAAGGTTCCCTTTGCCAGGTTCCTGCCACCCAGAATGGTGCCCCTGTCCCCTTTTATCAACCTTAGAAATCACAGGAAAATGCTGGTCATAGACGATGACACCGTGTTTACCGGGGGCATGAACATCGGGGACAGGCATCTGGTGGATGAAGACAAGTCTACAGGGACCCAGGATGTCCAGTTCAGACTTGCCGGTCCTGTTGCCCTTCAGATGAAGCAGGTCTTTCTGGAGGACTGGGCATTCTGCACTGGAGAACCTTATCCTGGACAGATGGACCAGGCAAAGGACCTTTCCTCTGGGGATGCCTTTTGCAGAACGATTACTGTCGGCCCGGATCAGGACCTGGACAAGCTGCGCATGCTTTTGACCGGGATGATTTCCAGGGCAGTTGAACGGGTATCAATAATGACCCCGTACTTTCTGCCTTCTCAGGAACTCATCGGTGCCATGCAGGTTGCAGCCCTGCGGGGAGTGGAGATAAACGTGGTTCTGCCGGCCAGAAACAATCTCCCTTATGTGCACTGGGCAACCAGGAACATGCTCTGGGAAATACTTCAATACGGGGTCAGGGTGTACTACCAGCCACCACCGTTTTCCCATTCCAAGCTTTTTCTGGTGGATGATGTTTACGCCCTTATCGGCTCTGCCAACATGGATCCTCGCAGTCTGAGGCTGAACTTTGAAATGGTGGTTGAGATATATTCCAGGGATCTTGTCCGGACATTGACAGAGCATTTCCAGGAAAAAATCAGCAGGTCAAAACGGGTCAGGCTTGTGGATGTTGACTCCAGATCTATTCCGGTCAGGTTGAGAGATTCATTGTGCTGGCTGTTCAGTCCCTATTTGTAAACCAAATAACATATCCTGAAGGTTGAGCATATGGAACCAGCAAAACAGCACCTGAACCCGGTCACCACCAGTGCAGGGGGCAGCGTCTTCCCGGTTCATCCCCTGCAGAGTCCGGAAATTCTTGCCAAAGCGGCTGTGCCTGAACATTCTGTGAATTTCATGCGTTCCATGTCCGGGGGGGAACCTTTTCTGTCCGGGGAGTATCTGTTTTTTTCTGAGCAGGACTGGCTGATGGGGATAGGCTACCCTCTGGGAGCAAGCTATGACATCAGCCAGTTCCGGGCAGCCCTTGAAAATGCCCTGGAAGCTACAGGGGCCAGGCAATGCTGGGTTATCTGTCCTGATCTGCCCCCTGAACTGACAGACAAAAAAAAAGAGCAGGATGAATTTTATGTCCTTGACCCCTGGCAGGAAATCAGCCCGACCCTGACAAGACTGAACAGGAAGGCGGCTCTGTCTCTGGAACTAGAGATGGGCAGTGATTTTACCGATGCCCACAGTTTGCTGTGGGATGAGTTCTTATCTCAAAACAACCTTCCCCCAAGGGTTATGAGGCTTTACACCCGTACTCCAGGACTGATGGGACGGACAAAAGGCCTGGTGTTTTTGAATGCCTGGGACAGGCAGGGCAACCTCGCAGCCTGCCTGGTTGTGGATACAGCCCCTGGAAAATTTTTAAGCTATATAATTGGTGCTCATTCCAAAAAACACTATACCCCGTATGCCTCGGATCTTCTGTTCAGCAGGCTGATCAACCTGGCCCGGTCCCAGGGCAAGGAATTCATTCATCTCGGGTTAGGGGTGAACCAGGGTATTAAGAGGTTCAAGGTCAAATGGGGAGGACGCCCATATTGCAGTTATCAGCTGGCCGAATGGAGAACCGGCTTTGTCCCTGCAGACCTTTCTGTTCTAACTCCCGAGATAATGGAGAACAAGGCCAGGTATCTCATGTCCCTTCCCAGGCAGAAGGAGTTCAGGATGCTCTGGGAGATTGAAAAGCAGGGCAAACATTCATGGATAGGAGGTACTGCCCACTTTTTCAGTTGTAGTTTCAGGCATCACTTTGAAAAGCTCTTTGATCAGGTCCATACGGTCATCTTTGAAGGTCCGCTGGATCAGGTCAGCATGCAAAGGGTGGCTGCTGTGGGCTGCAGCCCAGGTCCGGAATTTGAGCCTCTGGCCCGGAAGTTGAGCCGGGACGAGGTCCAGACCCTGAAAAGAGTGGTCAGGGGGCCGGAAGGTTTTTGGGCCAGGCTGTTAAATTCACCTGGTACTGACCTGCTGGATGTTGATTATTATCTGTCCTCCACCAGGCATTGGATGGCTTTTTTCAGTATATGGTCGGCTTTTCTCAGGCGTATAGGCTGGGATCAGTCAGTAGACAGGGAAGCCTGGGATCTGGCCAAGCAAATGGAGAAAAATGTGGTGGCCATGGAATCCATTGACGAGCAGATTGCAACCCTGGAAAGTATTCCCAGGCAAAGGATCCTCAGGTTTTTTAAAAACTGTGGTCAATGGAAGAAGCTGGCTGCCCAAAATGAAAAGGCATATCTGCGGGGGGATCTGGAGAATATGTTTGGAACCAGCACAGAGTTTCCTTCCAGAACTGAACTGGTGATTCACCGCAGGGATGAGCTTTTTCTTGAACGGATGAAACCATACCTGGAAGAAGGGGGATGTATGGTTTTTGTGGGTACGGCCCATATGCTGGGCCTGGGCCCTATGCTTGAGGAAGCTGGATTTGGGCTCAGCAAATGCTGTTGAGCCTGGGTTTACTCAACCAGTCTGACCTCTTTAAGGGCGTTGAGTATTTTTTCCCTGGAGACCGGCTTGGAGATGTATGCGTCAGCTTGTCCGCTGAAAAAGGCCTCAGTCACATTCTTTGTGTCAGACAGGGCTGTGGTCATGACTGCCTTGACTTCCTTGCCAATGGGGACTTTGTTTTTGTCCTCAAGTTCTCTGATGGCCTGGAGGGCACTTTGTCCGTCCATGACCGGCATCATGATATCCATGAAGATGAGGTCATAAGGCTCTTGGTCCTGCAGGGCGTTCTTGAACATCTCAACTCCCTGGAGACCGTTTTCAGCACTGTCGCATTCAAATTGTTCGGAAAGAATTTTTGCAAGGATTATTCTGCTGGCCATATCATCTTCAACAATCAAGGCTCTCATTGCAACTCCCATGACGATCCATTTTTTTACAATTCTTAATAAATTAACCTTTGCCAGTCAATTCTGGCAGTAGATTTGTTTTTTACGTTCTCAGTGTTACGCGAACCAAAGAGGTAGTGGGTTTTTACCCAGGACAGGAGCTGGTAGTTGGCTGGATTTAAAAAATATATTCTTAGCGACCTGGTAAAATTTCCAGAGTTTTCCTCCTTCCGGAAAAATGGTGTCCAGTCCCGGTCCAAATATGGGGCAGATCAGCCCAAGATCATGGTCCAGGACTGGTGTACTTCATCCATGGATATGGCCTGGGAACTGGTCAAAATGGAGATGATCAGTCCCGGGGACTCAGTGCTCTGCCTGAGGCAGACCAAAGGAAGAGGCAGGATGCGCCGGGAATGGGTTTCCCCGGCTGGAAACATTTACGGAGCGCTGATGCTTCCCAGACCCCAAGTCCCTGAGATGGACAGGATACTCTCCCTGATCGTGGGATATGCTCTAAGACAGGCCCTTTTGGGGCTGGGGGTTGCCTTGTCCATAAAATGGCCCAATGACCTCATTTTAGATGATAAAAAAGTAGGAGGCATCCTTTTAGAAGAAAAAAAACAGGACATTGTGGCTGGTATCGGGCTGAATTTGAGGAATTGTCCTGAAAATATTTCTTCTACGGGAGAATATCCTGTCATGCCGGGCCATCTGGGGATGGGACCGGATGGTCCAGATCCCCTGGAATTCTGGGCTCAGCTCATCCATCTGGCCCTGTTCTGGTATGAAGATATATTGTGCGATTTTTCTCTAATTGACTTTATTCGGGAAATTAACTCTAATCTTTGGCTGACTGGTGAAAAGGTCAGAATTTTTTCAGGCGACGATTATTTCGATGGAGTCCTTATGGGGGTGGGGGATATGGGTGAGGCTCTTGTGGATTGTTCGGGCAGAGTTGAAAGGGTTACAAGCGGAACCATCCGGAAGCATCCAGGATAATGAGCCTATTGCCTGCAGGCTGGGATGTATTGTCTAAATTTTTATTTCAGTTAGCTGTTAAAGGAGATGGATAGCCATATGGGTATGAAAACTTTTGAGCAGATTGTATCAGAATTGAAAGGTAAAAGAATTCTTGTGGCCAACCGGGGAATACCGGCCAGAAGAATTGTCCGGTCCATCAGGGAGGTATTTCATGCCATACCAGTGATGACTGCCACTGATGTGGACAAGACTGCTCCTTTTACTTCTGGTGCTCAGGAACTGCTGCTTCTTGGAAAGAACTCAAGGGCATACCTGGATATTGACAGGATCATCAAGAGAGCCAAGGCCCTGGATATCCTGGCAATTCATCCTGGCTGGGGTTTTGCTTCAGAAGATTTTTCTTTTCCCACCAAGTGCAATGACGCTGGAATGGTCTTTATCGGCCCTGATCCAGAAGCCATGGAAACCCTTGGCAACAAG
This genomic window contains:
- a CDS encoding response regulator; its protein translation is MRALIVEDDMASRIILAKILSEQFECDSAENGLQGVEMFKNALQDQEPYDLIFMDIMMPVMDGQSALQAIRELEDKNKVPIGKEVKAVMTTALSDTKNVTEAFFSGQADAYISKPVSREKILNALKEVRLVE
- a CDS encoding TraB/GumN family protein, whose translation is MEPAKQHLNPVTTSAGGSVFPVHPLQSPEILAKAAVPEHSVNFMRSMSGGEPFLSGEYLFFSEQDWLMGIGYPLGASYDISQFRAALENALEATGARQCWVICPDLPPELTDKKKEQDEFYVLDPWQEISPTLTRLNRKAALSLELEMGSDFTDAHSLLWDEFLSQNNLPPRVMRLYTRTPGLMGRTKGLVFLNAWDRQGNLAACLVVDTAPGKFLSYIIGAHSKKHYTPYASDLLFSRLINLARSQGKEFIHLGLGVNQGIKRFKVKWGGRPYCSYQLAEWRTGFVPADLSVLTPEIMENKARYLMSLPRQKEFRMLWEIEKQGKHSWIGGTAHFFSCSFRHHFEKLFDQVHTVIFEGPLDQVSMQRVAAVGCSPGPEFEPLARKLSRDEVQTLKRVVRGPEGFWARLLNSPGTDLLDVDYYLSSTRHWMAFFSIWSAFLRRIGWDQSVDREAWDLAKQMEKNVVAMESIDEQIATLESIPRQRILRFFKNCGQWKKLAAQNEKAYLRGDLENMFGTSTEFPSRTELVIHRRDELFLERMKPYLEEGGCMVFVGTAHMLGLGPMLEEAGFGLSKCC
- a CDS encoding biotin--[acetyl-CoA-carboxylase] ligase; translated protein: MAGFKKYILSDLVKFPEFSSFRKNGVQSRSKYGADQPKIMVQDWCTSSMDMAWELVKMEMISPGDSVLCLRQTKGRGRMRREWVSPAGNIYGALMLPRPQVPEMDRILSLIVGYALRQALLGLGVALSIKWPNDLILDDKKVGGILLEEKKQDIVAGIGLNLRNCPENISSTGEYPVMPGHLGMGPDGPDPLEFWAQLIHLALFWYEDILCDFSLIDFIREINSNLWLTGEKVRIFSGDDYFDGVLMGVGDMGEALVDCSGRVERVTSGTIRKHPG
- the cls gene encoding cardiolipin synthase encodes the protein MSGWLIITLVLVLNFMAAGHALMYKRDPRTAWAWIVTCLLIPTIGPVLYFLLGINRIRTRAKKLKGEPMLVRKRIRPESDGQGSLYSPPDMAEIPGYLQMDHLSRTISNRPLTSGNSIRVLYNGDQAYPRMLEDIDKAKKCVYLSTFIFDTGNTGRRFISSLAKARKRGVDVRVLLDGIGEFYSWPRAGGYLKQEKVPFARFLPPRMVPLSPFINLRNHRKMLVIDDDTVFTGGMNIGDRHLVDEDKSTGTQDVQFRLAGPVALQMKQVFLEDWAFCTGEPYPGQMDQAKDLSSGDAFCRTITVGPDQDLDKLRMLLTGMISRAVERVSIMTPYFLPSQELIGAMQVAALRGVEINVVLPARNNLPYVHWATRNMLWEILQYGVRVYYQPPPFSHSKLFLVDDVYALIGSANMDPRSLRLNFEMVVEIYSRDLVRTLTEHFQEKISRSKRVRLVDVDSRSIPVRLRDSLCWLFSPYL